A DNA window from Vagococcus penaei contains the following coding sequences:
- the yaaA gene encoding S4 domain-containing protein YaaA, producing the protein MKKTFLLTADYITLGQLLKEVDVISSGGMAKWYLQEHAVYVDGELENRRGRKLYAEMMIDIPGVGTFFMAKNPEETD; encoded by the coding sequence GTGAAAAAAACTTTTTTATTAACTGCGGACTATATTACTTTGGGCCAATTATTAAAAGAAGTTGATGTCATTTCTAGTGGTGGTATGGCTAAGTGGTATTTACAGGAACATGCTGTTTATGTTGATGGTGAATTAGAAAACCGTCGTGGCCGTAAATTGTACGCTGAGATGATGATTGATATACCTGGGGTGGGTACTTTTTTTATGGCTAAAAATCCAGAAGAAACGGATTAA
- the dnaN gene encoding DNA polymerase III subunit beta, translated as MKVTLNRAAFLEELATVQRAISGKTTIPILTGVKLKLTEAGLTLTGSNADISIETFLSVADEKANMIIESTGAIVLQARFFNEIVRKLPEATLTLELTDNNQVIITSGQALFNVNGSNADNYPHLPVIDNQPSFELSARVLNKLISETGFAVSLHESRPILTGVHFVLSDNRLLAVATDSHRLSQRTIELEGDNQDFNVVIPGKSLQELSKTFKDEDAKVAISMMDNQVLFKTENMLFYSRLLEGNYPDTNRLIPTTFNTEIKFNVPEFLSAIDRASLLSHEGRNNIVKLAITPDNVTIYGNSPEIGNVQESLSYLSVSGEAIDISFNPDYMKDSLKSFGNIDVIIKFISPIRPFTLQPADGDIDFIQLITPVRTN; from the coding sequence ATGAAAGTAACTTTAAATCGAGCAGCCTTTCTAGAAGAATTAGCCACCGTTCAACGCGCTATTTCAGGAAAAACAACTATCCCTATTTTAACCGGGGTTAAATTAAAATTAACTGAAGCTGGCTTAACATTAACAGGAAGTAACGCTGATATATCCATCGAAACTTTTTTAAGTGTCGCTGACGAAAAAGCCAATATGATTATTGAAAGTACAGGTGCAATCGTCTTACAAGCACGCTTTTTCAATGAAATTGTCCGTAAATTACCTGAAGCAACTTTAACGTTAGAATTAACTGACAACAATCAAGTCATTATTACATCAGGACAAGCACTGTTTAATGTGAATGGATCAAATGCCGACAATTATCCTCATTTACCGGTTATTGATAATCAACCATCATTCGAATTATCAGCACGTGTCTTAAATAAATTAATTAGTGAAACAGGTTTTGCAGTCTCTTTACATGAAAGTCGTCCAATTTTAACTGGTGTTCATTTTGTTTTAAGTGACAATCGTTTACTTGCTGTTGCGACAGATAGCCATCGTCTAAGTCAACGAACTATTGAACTTGAAGGGGACAATCAGGATTTTAATGTTGTTATTCCTGGTAAAAGTTTACAAGAACTATCAAAAACGTTTAAAGATGAAGATGCGAAAGTCGCTATTTCAATGATGGATAATCAAGTGTTATTCAAAACTGAAAATATGTTATTTTATTCTCGGTTGTTAGAAGGAAATTATCCTGACACAAATCGTCTAATACCAACAACTTTTAATACAGAAATTAAATTTAATGTACCAGAGTTTCTTTCGGCAATTGATCGTGCATCTTTATTGTCACATGAAGGTCGGAATAATATTGTTAAATTAGCGATTACACCTGATAACGTAACAATTTATGGTAATTCACCGGAAATCGGGAATGTACAAGAATCATTGAGCTATTTATCTGTTAGTGGAGAGGCTATTGATATTTCGTTCAACCCAGATTATATGAAAGATTCTTTGAAATCTTTCGGAAACATTGATGTAATTATCAAGTTTATTTCACCAATACGACCATTTACTTTACAACCGGCCGATGGTGATATTGATTTCATTCAATTAATTACACCTGTACGAACAAATTAA